One part of the Phragmites australis chromosome 3, lpPhrAust1.1, whole genome shotgun sequence genome encodes these proteins:
- the LOC133912573 gene encoding 10 kDa chaperonin, mitochondrial-like, with the protein MAKRLIPSLNRVLVEKLVQPKKSPAGILLPEITKQLNAAKVIAVGPGECDRDGNLIPVSLKDGETVLLPEYGGTEVKLAEKEYLLFREHDILGKLEE; encoded by the exons ATGGCGAAGAGGTTGATCCCGTCCCTGAACCGGGTGCTGGTGGAGAAGCTGGTGCAGCCCAAGAAGAGCCCCGCCGGCATCCTCCTTCCGGAGATCACCAAGCAG CTGAACGCTGCTAAAGTCATAGCTGTTGGTCCCGGTGAGTGTGACAGGGATGGCAATCTGATCCCTGTATCTCTGAAGGATGGTGAAACTGTTCTACTTCCTGAGTATGGTGGAACAGAAGTGAAGCTCGCTGAGAAAGA GTACCTTCTTTTCAGAGAGCACGACATACTGGGGAAGCTTGAGGAGTAA
- the LOC133911045 gene encoding histone H2B.7-like: MAPKAEKKPAAKKPVEEELAAEKAQRGRSPRQRSGSTKLARYNKKPTITSHEIQTSVCLVLPGELAKHAVSMGTKGITKFTSS, translated from the coding sequence ATGGCGCCCAAGGCGGAGAAGAAGCCGGCGGCAAAGAAGCCTGTGGAGGAGGAGCTCGCTGCGGAGAAGGCCCAGCGGGGAAGAAGCCCAAGGCAGAGAAGCGGCTCCACCAAGCTCGCCCGCTACAACAAGAAGCCCACCATCACCTCCCATGAGATCCAGACCTCCGTCTGCCTCGTTCTCCCAGGGGAGCTCGCCAAGCATGCTGTCTCCATGGGCACCAAGGGCATCACCAAGTTCACCTCGTCTTAG